TGACTTAGGCTTCGGAATCTTCCGTTCTTGCATCCTGTGCCGGTTTGGCGCCGCCGCGGCAGACGAGCTTGCCCGATCCCATTGACGAAACTTCGCAGGTCGCGCTGCCGTTCACCGTTACCGTGCCCGATCCGACGATGTTCGCTTCGACGGTGCCGTCGGACGAAAACTCTGCATCGCCGGAACCGGCTACGGTGACTTCGGCCGTGTCGACCTGAAGATCGGCCATTGCGCCCTTGCCGGTGCCCGCGATCGTCATTTCCAGGCTCTTCGCGTTGCCGGACGCCTCGAAGTCGCCGGAGCCCGCAATAGTCACTTCGAGTTTTTCGGCATCGATTTTGCCAACCTTTGCCGAACCGGAGCCCGCGATGGTGGCTTCGGCGGGGCCGCTCATTTCGTCCGCTTCGATAGTACCGGATCCGGCCAGAACCATTGCTGTCAGGCTCGGCATCGTGACGCGGACGGTGGCCGTTCCCAAATTCTTGCCGCTGTCCTTCTCACGGCTCACGGCAAGTGAGTCATTGTCGAGATGGAAGCGCAGGGCATCGACCGCCGCCTGGTCTCCGGAGACCTCGATATCGAGGGCATCGCCGCGATTGACGATGATCGTGTCGGGCGAGGCCAGGACGATTTCGGAGGGATTTGCATCGGCCATGTCGACTTCTGCCAACGGCACGCCCTCCGTATCTCCGATGGTGACATTCACGCCGTCGCACCCCACGACAAGAGTGCTGGCGGCCAAGGCGGCGACGGGCGCAAGGCCCTTGAGAATTCTGGTCAGCATTGGCGGTTTCCCTCTATTGCCCGCGTTTCCGTATTGCTTACGTAATACACCAAGGCCGTCAGTTCAAGCCAAACGAAAAGGGCCGCCCCTTGCGGAGCGGCCCTTTCGTCGATTTCCCGATGGTGTTTGCCGATCAGGCTTCTTCGGTGTTCTCGTAATACTGGGGCGCGTGTTCGCGCAGGACGTCGAGAATCTTTTCCAGGGCCGTCGCTTCGTCGGTTTCTTCCATCGCCGCAAGTTCGCGGGCGAGGCGGCTTGATGCCGCTTCGAAGATCTGACGTTCGGAATAGCTCTGTTCCGGCTGGTCATCCGGGCGGAAGAGATCGCGCGTAACTTCGGCGATCAGGACGATTTCGCCCGAGTTGATCTTGGCTTCGTATTCCTGTGCGCGGCGCGACCACATGGTGCGCTTGACCTTGGGCTTGCCCTTCAGGGTTTCCATCGCTTCCTTGAGGGTCTTGTCCGAGGACAGCTTACGCATGCCGATCGATTCGACCTTGTTGACCGGAACGCGGAGGGTCATCCGTTCTTTTTCGAAACGCAGAACATAGAGTTCGAGTTGCATTCCCGCGATTTCTTCGCTCTGCAGTTCGATCACACGGCCCACGCCGTGCTTGGGGTAAACGACGTAATCGCCAACGTCGAAGGCATCAGCCTTGCTCGCCATGCATCAATCCTTTCAACGGGCCGACCGAGATTTCCGCGCTGCGAAGGACCCTGTCCGCATTCCTCGGAGGAGCGCGGCCAAACAGTCGAATTGCAGAGAGAATGCTCTTCCGGCCCTTTCGATTCTCACATCTGGCCGGGAGCACACCGGCGCAGTTGCTGCATTATATAGCACGGAAAGTGGATTATTGCGAGTCCGAGACGCTTTCGGTCGATCCGGACAGCCCACCCTGCGTGCGCTGAGCCACCAATTCGGCGCCGAGGAGGAGGAAGAAGCCGCTGGCATAGAACCACGTGATCAAGACGATGACCGCACCCAACGAGCCGTAGGTGGCATTATAGTTACCGAAATTGGTGGCATAATAAGCGAAGGCTGCGGTCGCTGCGAGCCAGCTGATCGCAAACAGGATTGCACCGGGCCAAATGGCCTCCCAATCCGGCGAAGGCGTGTTCGGAGCAAAGCGGTAGAGCAATGCTGCAGCCCCGCTCGCCACGATCAGGAGGCTCGCGAAGCCTGCAATATCTCCTACCGGGCCCGACAAGGCGGCAATTGCGGTCACTGCGCCGCCAGCCGCGACCAGTCCCACAACCCCTGCAATGGTGATCGAGAGCGCGACCAAATTGGCTTTGACGAACCCGCGCTCTTCGTCCGCACCCAAGGCGATATTGAGCCCCGTCATCAAGGCGCGCGCACCGTTTCGAGCACCGAAGAGCGCGATAGCGAGCGACAACAGCAGGCCGAAGCCCTTCGCGCCGGCGGCCCCTTCGCTCACATTCCTCAACTGGTCACCGATGAGTTCAGCGGCCGAGGGCGGCAGGCTCCGTGAAAGTGAAGAGATATGACCTGCAACCGTCGCCGGATCGGCGAAAAGGCCGTAGCCAAGCACGATTGCCCCGAGCGCAGGCACGAGCGCGAGCAGCGCGTAATGCGCCACTCCCGCAGCAACGATGCCGATGTTGTCTTCGCCGCCCTTGGCCCAGGCGGTTTTCAGGTCGTCAAGCAAACCGATGGCTGGATCAGTCGCCTTCGCCAGGCTCGGGCGAGAAGTACTTGTCGAACTTGCCTTCTTCGCCCTTGTGTTCGTCGGCGTCCGCAGGCGGTTCTTTCTGACCGGTGATGTTCGGCCATTCGGCGGAGAACTTCGTGTTCAGCTCGAGCCACTTCTCCAGATTATCTTCGGTATCGGGCAAGATCGCTTCGGCCGGACATTCCGGTTCGCACACGCCGCAATCGATGCATTCCGACGGGTTGATGACGAGCATGTTCTCGCCCTCGTAGAAGCAGTCGACGGGGCAGACCTCGACGCAATCGGTGTATTTGCATTTGATACAGGCGTCGGTGACGACATAGGTCATGGTGCGATATTTCCCTGTCTCGCAGTGGTCGTTCCGCTGCTATTTCCATTTTGTCCGCCCGGGTCAAGCTCGCGGTAGCAAGCCTGCGCTTCTCTTGGGGGTCCGCGACGATCGGGCAGTGACAGAACTTCGATCAGCCGCACTGTGTTCCCGAGTGGGAGGGTTAGTACGTCCCCTGGCTGGATGTCCCTGCTGGAGCGGGTGACGCGCTCACCATTCTGGCGAATGTGCCCCTTGCCGACCAGCTTGTTTGCCGCGCTGCGGGTTCGAACGAAACGCAGCAAAAATAGCAAACGATCGATCCGCACGCTCAGCCTTGCTTCATGAGATCCGCCAGCCCGGCGAATGCGCTGCCTTCACGAGGCTTGCTCGGGGCGGGCGCGCTGCGTTGCTGCTTGCGGCGGGACGGGCGCCACTCCCAGATGTCCGGCCGCTGAGGTCCGAACGCGTTCTCTGCCATTGGTCTTGCGCGCTGGACGCGAAAACCGGCCTGTCCGAGCAGGCGCTCGGCATTCTTTTCCTCGAGCCCGATTGAGATCGGCAGGGCGAGATTGAGGCGAAACTTGCGGGTCTTGTCCGCCTTGGCGCGCGCTTCGTGAGCGGAGCGGAAGATCTTCTCTGCTAGGTCGAGCCGGATGGCTTGCGATCCGGCGTGGCGATAGCCCGACGGGAGCTTCTTCGCGTCCGGAATGACCGGCAGCATGGCCTCCTGCAGCGGACGCCGATCGATGCCGAGTGCATGGAGCAGCTGGCGCGGCGCAGGCTTGAGGAGCATCGGCGAATAGATGTCCAGCGCGCCGAACGTGACACCGATCTTGCGCAGGAAAGGCCGCATCTCCTTGGGCAAATGCTCGATCCCTGCTTTTTCACGAGTGACGAAGCCGTGGCCCGAGATCAGGTTGAGTAGCAGGGCGCGGGCCTGCGATCCGGCATCCGGATTGGTCGCAGCGATATGCATCTTGCGCAGCGGTTCGAGCGGTTCGAGCTGCTTGTCGAGCCACTTGTCCAGAGCGGCCATCAAATTGGCCCGCGATGCGTCCGACAGGCTTGCCAGTTCGCGCGCAGGTTCGAGATCGGGCTTCACCTGTCCATCGCGGGTGCGCAATTTCGCCAGCATATGGCCCTTCCATCGAAGTGCTCCCCGACCCAACTCGATGTCCTGCAAATCGGACGCCGCCAGGGCATCGGCACGTTCCCCGAGCAGGCGGGGCAGCGCTTTCTCGGCTGCTGCAAGCAACATCTTGCGGTCTGCATGGTTGGCGGCCGCATCGACTACGAAGCGGAACCCTTCGACATGGCCCAGGGGTTCGTCCTCGACCTTCAGGATGCCGTCTTCAGTCAGGGTGATGGGGAGCATGGATGCGTCCTGTCCCAGCGATTTCATCAGGATAGCTGTCCTTCGGTTTACGAATCTTTCGGTCAGTCGCGCATGCAGCGCGTCCGATAATTTTGCCTCGACCGCGCGGGCGCGCGACGCCATTTCGTCACGTGCAAGAACCCAGTCCGGGCGTTGGCAGATATATGCCCAACTGCGAATCGCCGCGATCCGCCCTTGCAGCGTATCGATGTCGCCACCCGTATTGTCGAGTTCCGAGATCCGGGCGGCTACGAAATCCGCACCGATATAGCCTTGCTGGAGATCCTGCCACAGCCGCGCCACGAACCGGGCGTGGACGTCGGGCCCGCGCTGGCGGAAGTCGGGAAGCGAGCAGGCCTCCCAGAACCTTCGAACTTGCCCGTGCCCCTGGATCGTTGCAGCGAACGGTTCGTCGGCGAGGCGCTTGAGGGTTGCGAGGTCGATCGCTTCGGGGGCTAGACGAAGGGCCTCGTGCTGCGGTGGTGTCTCCAGGTCTCCGATCAGCGTTGCGATGCTGTCGAAGCGCGGCTCGGCCTCTCTCCAGAATAGCTTCGTGATCGGAGCGAAGCGGTGCTCCTCGATGGCGTAAACCTCTTCTTCGGTAAACTCGGGTGCGGATCCCATTTTGCTTCCCGCGCCTGCAAGCGTACCGAACGTCCCGTCACGCTGGTGACGCCCCGCGCGTCCAGCGATTTGCGCCATCTCCGCCGGATGAAGCCTGCGCATTCGCACGCCGTCGAATTTCGTCAGGCCCGCGAAGGCCACATGGTTCACATCGAGATTGAGGCCCATTCCGATGGCATCGGTCGCGACAATGTAATCGACCTCACCATTCTGGAACAATTCGACCTGCTTGTTGCGCGTTTCCGGTGAGAGCGCCCCCATGACGACCGCTGCGCCACCGCGAAACCGGCGAAGCATCTCGGCCACGGCATAGACCGCCTCGGAACTGAAGGCGACGATTGCGCTGCGAGGGGGCAGGCGCGACAATTTTCGCGGCCCGATATGGGTAAGTGTCGAAAATCGCGGCCGGTCGGATATTTCGGCTTCGGGGATCAGCGCCTTGACCATCGGCTCCAGCGTTGCCGCACCGAGCAGCATTGTCTCCTCGCGTCCGCGCGCATTGAGCATGCGGTCGGTGAAGACGTGCCCGCGTTCGCGGTCGGCAGACAGTTGTGCTTCGTCGAGGGCGACGAAGGCCGCATCGGGAGAGCGGGGCATGGCTTCCACCGTGCAGCAGAGAAATCGGGCGCCTGCCGGTTCGATGCGCTGTTCGCCGGTAATCAGCGCCACCGCCTTTTCGCCCTTGATTGCGACCAGGCGGTCGTAGACCTCGCGTGCGAGCAACCGCAGCGGGAACCCGATCACACCGCTCGAATGCGCGCACATCCTTTCGATGGCGAGGTGCGTCTTGCCGGTATTGGTGGGCCCGAGGACCGCCTTGATCGAGGCGTCTTTCACCCGCCCTAGGTGGCAGTGCAC
This DNA window, taken from Qipengyuania seohaensis, encodes the following:
- a CDS encoding head GIN domain-containing protein, yielding MLTRILKGLAPVAALAASTLVVGCDGVNVTIGDTEGVPLAEVDMADANPSEIVLASPDTIIVNRGDALDIEVSGDQAAVDALRFHLDNDSLAVSREKDSGKNLGTATVRVTMPSLTAMVLAGSGTIEADEMSGPAEATIAGSGSAKVGKIDAEKLEVTIAGSGDFEASGNAKSLEMTIAGTGKGAMADLQVDTAEVTVAGSGDAEFSSDGTVEANIVGSGTVTVNGSATCEVSSMGSGKLVCRGGAKPAQDARTEDSEA
- a CDS encoding CarD family transcriptional regulator, with amino-acid sequence MASKADAFDVGDYVVYPKHGVGRVIELQSEEIAGMQLELYVLRFEKERMTLRVPVNKVESIGMRKLSSDKTLKEAMETLKGKPKVKRTMWSRRAQEYEAKINSGEIVLIAEVTRDLFRPDDQPEQSYSERQIFEAASSRLARELAAMEETDEATALEKILDVLREHAPQYYENTEEA
- a CDS encoding YihY/virulence factor BrkB family protein encodes the protein MLDDLKTAWAKGGEDNIGIVAAGVAHYALLALVPALGAIVLGYGLFADPATVAGHISSLSRSLPPSAAELIGDQLRNVSEGAAGAKGFGLLLSLAIALFGARNGARALMTGLNIALGADEERGFVKANLVALSITIAGVVGLVAAGGAVTAIAALSGPVGDIAGFASLLIVASGAAALLYRFAPNTPSPDWEAIWPGAILFAISWLAATAAFAYYATNFGNYNATYGSLGAVIVLITWFYASGFFLLLGAELVAQRTQGGLSGSTESVSDSQ
- the fdxA gene encoding ferredoxin FdxA, translated to MTYVVTDACIKCKYTDCVEVCPVDCFYEGENMLVINPSECIDCGVCEPECPAEAILPDTEDNLEKWLELNTKFSAEWPNITGQKEPPADADEHKGEEGKFDKYFSPEPGEGD
- a CDS encoding RNA-binding S4 domain-containing protein is translated as MRIDRLLFLLRFVRTRSAANKLVGKGHIRQNGERVTRSSRDIQPGDVLTLPLGNTVRLIEVLSLPDRRGPPREAQACYRELDPGGQNGNSSGTTTARQGNIAP
- a CDS encoding helicase-related protein; amino-acid sequence: MKDASIKAVLGPTNTGKTHLAIERMCAHSSGVIGFPLRLLAREVYDRLVAIKGEKAVALITGEQRIEPAGARFLCCTVEAMPRSPDAAFVALDEAQLSADRERGHVFTDRMLNARGREETMLLGAATLEPMVKALIPEAEISDRPRFSTLTHIGPRKLSRLPPRSAIVAFSSEAVYAVAEMLRRFRGGAAVVMGALSPETRNKQVELFQNGEVDYIVATDAIGMGLNLDVNHVAFAGLTKFDGVRMRRLHPAEMAQIAGRAGRHQRDGTFGTLAGAGSKMGSAPEFTEEEVYAIEEHRFAPITKLFWREAEPRFDSIATLIGDLETPPQHEALRLAPEAIDLATLKRLADEPFAATIQGHGQVRRFWEACSLPDFRQRGPDVHARFVARLWQDLQQGYIGADFVAARISELDNTGGDIDTLQGRIAAIRSWAYICQRPDWVLARDEMASRARAVEAKLSDALHARLTERFVNRRTAILMKSLGQDASMLPITLTEDGILKVEDEPLGHVEGFRFVVDAAANHADRKMLLAAAEKALPRLLGERADALAASDLQDIELGRGALRWKGHMLAKLRTRDGQVKPDLEPARELASLSDASRANLMAALDKWLDKQLEPLEPLRKMHIAATNPDAGSQARALLLNLISGHGFVTREKAGIEHLPKEMRPFLRKIGVTFGALDIYSPMLLKPAPRQLLHALGIDRRPLQEAMLPVIPDAKKLPSGYRHAGSQAIRLDLAEKIFRSAHEARAKADKTRKFRLNLALPISIGLEEKNAERLLGQAGFRVQRARPMAENAFGPQRPDIWEWRPSRRKQQRSAPAPSKPREGSAFAGLADLMKQG